The following DNA comes from Ornithobacterium rhinotracheale DSM 15997.
TTGGTACAATCAAGGAGAGCCCGTGATTTGGTGGTGCCCAGATCCAAGAATGGTGCTTTTTCCTGATGAGTTGAAAATAAGTAAAAGTATGAAAAAAGTATTTCGCGATGAGACTTTTACTTTTACGATAAATAAAGATTTTCTAGGAGTAATGAAAAATTGCCAAAAGATTTATCGCGAAGGACAGGACGGAACTTGGATTACGCAAGAAATCATAGATAATTATGTAAAGTTGCATCAGCTAGGGCTAGCACATAGTGTAGAGGTTTGGAATCAAGAGGCAGAACTTGTAGGAGGATTGTATGGCGTGAAAATCAATCGAGTATTTTGTGGCGAAAGCATGTTTGCTAAAGAAAGCAATGCCTCCAAAGCGGGATTTATATGGTTTGTTCAGAAAATGAAAGATCATTTAGACTTAATAGATTGCCAAGTTTATACAAAGCATTTAGCCTCACTTGGCGCACGATTAATCCCAAGAAAAGAGTTTTTGAAATATTTAGATTAATATTTTTTAGACAATTTATCGATAACAGAAATTAGTAGAGGTTTTTCAATTTCTGCAATTTTTCCTGCAACAAAAGCCACATCGCTACCCGCTGGAATATCAAAACGCATTTGAGCAATTACCTCGCCCTCATCAATTCCTGCAGTAACATAATGCACACTTGCGCCACTTTCTGTTTCGCCAGCAGCAATCACAGCCTTGTGCACATGCATTCCGTGCATGCCTTTTCCGCCAAATTTTGGTAATAGAGAAGGGTGAAGATTAATGATTTTTTTATCCCATTTTTGGCAAAAATCTTTATTTAAAATAGAAAGAAATCCTGCCAAAACAATTAAATCCACGCTGTTTTCTTTGCAAATCTCATCTATGGCTTGGTTGATATCTTCCTCTTTTTTATCAACAAACCAAGTAGGGATTTCTGCTTCTAGTGCGCGCTCCATGGCATAGCAATTTCTATCGGCAATCACGCAGGCGATTTCCACATTGGTAAGCCTTTCTTGTTGAACAGCATCGATGATTGCTTGCAAATTACTTCCACTTCCAGAAACTAAAACAGCGATTTTCATAGGATTTAAAATTTTTGCTAAGTTAAAAATATCAATTTATTTAAAGAAATAAATAATATTTTATTTAAGTTTGAAAACTAAAAATAGATTAAGAGAATTTTGAGTGCAGAAAATATAATTTTAGGAATAGACCCAGGAACCAATGTCATGGGATTTGGATTGATTGCAAGTCAAGGAAATCGCATGAAATTGATTATGATAGATGAATTATTGCTAAATAAATTAGACAGCCACGCCCTTAGGCTGAAAAAGATTTTTGAAAAAACACTTGCGCTCATCGATGAATATCATCCAGACGAAATTTCAATTGAAGCACCCTTTTTTGGAAAAAATGTGCAATCCATGCTTAAGCTCGGGAGGGCACAGGGCGTAGCAATGGCAGCTGGATTGTATCGCGAAATTCCTATTACAGAATATTCTCCCAAGAAAATAAAAATGGCTATCACAGGAAACGGGAACGCAAGTAAGGAGCAGGTTGCAGGAATGCTCAAAAATCTTTTGGGCTTAAAGGAAATTCCTAAAAGGCTAGACGCTACCGATGGGCTAGCGGCAGCGGTGTGCCATCATTTCAATCGAGGAAAGGGCGACGAGGTGAAATCGTATTCTGGTTGGGATGCGTACATAAAACACAATCCCGATAAACTCAAGGGATAGCCTATATGACATCTGTTGTGGTTGTTAGGCTAAAAAAATAAAATTTCGTATTTTTGTAAAAATTGAGTTTTTATAAAAAATACGAAATATATGAACAACATTCAACAACCTAAAAAAGAATTAGTAGACATCTACATCAAAGACCCGATTTTGGGCTTTATCAATAATAGTACAGCAAGTGGAATAGTGCTGTTTATATCTGCACTTCTTGCTCTTATTATTGCCAATACGGGGCTTTCTCATTGGTATCACGACTTGTGGCACATTCATTTTAAAATCGGTTTTGATGATTTTATGATCGATAAGGATTTGCACCATTGGATCAATGATGGCTTGATGGCGATTTTCTTTTTTGTGGTAGGGCTAGAGCTTAAACGAGAAGTAATCGCAGGAGAGCTTAGCAATCCAAAAAATGCGATTTTGCCACTTTGTGGAGCTGTGGGAGGAATGCTCGTACCAGCGGCGATTTACATGCTATTCAACTCAAGCGGAGAGCCAGCGCAAGGTTGGGGAATCCCGATGGCGACAGATATTGCATTTGCGCTAGGAATCCTTTATATGCTTGGGAAAAATGTTCCAACAAGTCTAAAGATATTTTTAACAGCACTTGCCATTGCCGATGATATCGGGGCGGTACTAGTTATTGCATTTTTCTATACTTCTAATATTGATTTTGTGAGTTTAGCCACAGGGGCGGCATTTTTAGCTGTTTTGATTACCGCAAATTTAATTGGTGTAAGAAATACCTTATTTTATGCCATTGTGGGGATTGTAGGGCTTTGGACAGCGTTTTTGATGTCTGGCGTGCATGCTACAATCGCTGCTGTGATTGCGGCATTTACTATCCCAACAACGGCAAAAATGCCTGAAAATCTATTTACTAATAATATTCAGAAACTATTGCATAAGTTCAACGCGCTAGATCCTAACGGGCAACCTACTTTG
Coding sequences within:
- the aat gene encoding leucyl/phenylalanyl-tRNA--protein transferase gives rise to the protein MLFLERNQPFPPAEMADSDGILAFSMSLELPRLITAYHLGIFPWYNQGEPVIWWCPDPRMVLFPDELKISKSMKKVFRDETFTFTINKDFLGVMKNCQKIYREGQDGTWITQEIIDNYVKLHQLGLAHSVEVWNQEAELVGGLYGVKINRVFCGESMFAKESNASKAGFIWFVQKMKDHLDLIDCQVYTKHLASLGARLIPRKEFLKYLD
- the purN gene encoding phosphoribosylglycinamide formyltransferase — protein: MKIAVLVSGSGSNLQAIIDAVQQERLTNVEIACVIADRNCYAMERALEAEIPTWFVDKKEEDINQAIDEICKENSVDLIVLAGFLSILNKDFCQKWDKKIINLHPSLLPKFGGKGMHGMHVHKAVIAAGETESGASVHYVTAGIDEGEVIAQMRFDIPAGSDVAFVAGKIAEIEKPLLISVIDKLSKKY
- the ruvC gene encoding crossover junction endodeoxyribonuclease RuvC; the protein is MSAENIILGIDPGTNVMGFGLIASQGNRMKLIMIDELLLNKLDSHALRLKKIFEKTLALIDEYHPDEISIEAPFFGKNVQSMLKLGRAQGVAMAAGLYREIPITEYSPKKIKMAITGNGNASKEQVAGMLKNLLGLKEIPKRLDATDGLAAAVCHHFNRGKGDEVKSYSGWDAYIKHNPDKLKG
- the nhaA gene encoding Na+/H+ antiporter NhaA — translated: MNNIQQPKKELVDIYIKDPILGFINNSTASGIVLFISALLALIIANTGLSHWYHDLWHIHFKIGFDDFMIDKDLHHWINDGLMAIFFFVVGLELKREVIAGELSNPKNAILPLCGAVGGMLVPAAIYMLFNSSGEPAQGWGIPMATDIAFALGILYMLGKNVPTSLKIFLTALAIADDIGAVLVIAFFYTSNIDFVSLATGAAFLAVLITANLIGVRNTLFYAIVGIVGLWTAFLMSGVHATIAAVIAAFTIPTTAKMPENLFTNNIQKLLHKFNALDPNGQPTLTEDQLHVVSKMSEMSKSALPPLQRLEHSMHPLVSFVVMPIFAFANAGVTIEGEFLELLLSPVTLGVILGLLIGKVTGIFGITFLLIKTKLAKLPDGMNLLHLLGASVLAAIGFTMSLFISGLAFHDPIYDMEAKIGILMASAIAGVLGFLIIKKANQKTKKA